A genomic stretch from Chitinophagaceae bacterium includes:
- the guaA gene encoding glutamine-hydrolyzing GMP synthase: MTDKILILDFGSQYTQLIARAVRECNVYCEIIPFHKPVVKDEHLKGIILSGSPFSVNEANAPMVDVELLTKLLPVLGICYGAQLTAKQFGGRVEKSEKREYGRAVLSRKTEDILLRGVSETSQVWMSHADTILELPQGFEITAVTESIPVAAFRANGNLSHPLYGLQFHPEVYHSIEGKKILKNFLTDVCGCKGDWTPASFVNETVAALKKQIGNRKVIMGLSGGVDSTVAATLIHRAIGKNLFGIFVDNGVLRKDEFQQVLDTYNKIGLNVTGIDAREHFYTKLAGKSVPEEKRKIIGGTFIEVFDREAHKIEGVDMLGQGTIYPDVIESVSVHGPSMTIKSHHNVGGLPDTMKLELVEPLRYLFKDEVRKVGAELEIPAEMLNRHPFPGPGLAIRILREVTEEKVDLLQRADAIFINGLKEHGLYDKVWQAGAILLPVQSVGVMGDERTYEFTLALRAVTSVDGMTADWAHLPYEFLAYISNEIINKVRGINRVVYDISSKPPATIEWE, from the coding sequence ATGACAGATAAGATTCTCATTCTCGATTTCGGTTCTCAATACACCCAGTTAATAGCCCGTGCAGTACGTGAATGCAACGTGTACTGCGAGATTATTCCCTTTCACAAACCTGTTGTAAAAGATGAGCACCTGAAGGGTATTATCCTTTCCGGCAGTCCCTTTTCAGTAAATGAAGCCAATGCACCAATGGTTGATGTGGAATTGCTCACCAAACTGTTGCCTGTACTGGGCATTTGCTATGGCGCACAGTTAACCGCCAAACAATTTGGCGGCCGTGTAGAAAAAAGTGAGAAAAGGGAATATGGCCGGGCAGTTTTAAGCCGGAAAACTGAAGACATATTATTAAGAGGTGTGAGTGAAACCTCACAGGTATGGATGAGTCATGCCGATACCATCCTGGAACTGCCGCAGGGCTTTGAAATTACTGCTGTAACTGAATCTATTCCTGTGGCAGCATTTCGTGCAAACGGAAACTTAAGCCACCCTTTATACGGATTACAATTCCACCCTGAAGTATATCATTCAATTGAAGGAAAGAAAATTCTCAAAAACTTTTTAACCGATGTATGCGGCTGCAAAGGCGACTGGACCCCGGCTTCTTTTGTAAATGAAACAGTAGCTGCATTAAAAAAACAGATCGGTAACAGAAAAGTAATCATGGGTTTGAGTGGTGGTGTTGATTCAACCGTTGCCGCTACCCTGATTCACAGAGCTATCGGCAAAAACCTTTTTGGAATTTTTGTTGATAACGGCGTGTTACGTAAAGATGAATTTCAGCAGGTGCTCGACACCTATAATAAAATAGGATTGAATGTAACGGGTATTGATGCCCGTGAGCATTTTTATACTAAGCTTGCCGGCAAATCTGTTCCCGAAGAAAAAAGAAAGATCATCGGTGGAACTTTTATTGAAGTGTTTGACAGAGAAGCTCATAAAATTGAAGGTGTAGATATGCTGGGACAGGGAACCATTTACCCCGATGTAATTGAAAGTGTTTCAGTACATGGCCCGTCAATGACCATCAAATCGCATCATAATGTTGGTGGCTTACCTGACACTATGAAACTGGAACTGGTTGAACCTCTCCGTTATTTATTCAAAGATGAAGTGAGAAAAGTTGGTGCCGAATTAGAAATACCTGCCGAAATGCTGAACCGTCATCCATTCCCGGGACCGGGCTTAGCCATTCGTATTTTACGTGAAGTAACAGAAGAAAAAGTGGACCTGTTACAAAGAGCTGATGCGATTTTCATCAATGGATTAAAAGAACATGGGCTTTATGATAAAGTGTGGCAGGCAGGAGCAATTCTGTTACCGGTACAGAGTGTAGGTGTTATGGGCGATGAACGCACTTATGAATTCACTCTTGCTTTAAGGGCTGTTACTTCTGTAGATGGGATGACTGCAGACTGGGCTCATTTACCATATGAATTTCTGGCATACATTTCGAATGAAATCATCAACAAAGTCAGGGGTATCAATCGTGTGGTATATGATATCAGCAGCAAACCACCTGCAACCATCGAATGGGAATAA
- a CDS encoding ligase-associated DNA damage response DEXH box helicase, translated as MNLHSTKGYRVIKHWLEAKGLSPFLFQEESWQHIIHHESGLVNAPTGCGKTFSVFLGALIQFINENSDSYQSKKTSGLQLLWITPLRALAKDIGRAMEEVITELNMNWKVGIRNGDTTTGERAKQKRQMPEVLIITPESLHLLLAQKGYAELFQHIKIIAVDEWHELLGSKRGVQVELAVSRIVGSRMSLLNKKLSIWGISATIGNLEEAKEVLIAPLNYSKKKTDGLNGEVGGLMASPFGGSGSEGTKFGEGAGVIVKANMKKQIEIESVLPDEMEKYPWAGHLGLKLIEKVIPIIEQSRTTLIFINTRGMSERWYQELLNHAPQLAGAIALHHGSIEQELRFWVEEALHSAKLKAVVCTASLDLGVDFRPVETVIQVGSPKGVARFLQRAGRSGHSHNEISKIYFLPTHSLELVEAAALKSAIDEELIESKEPMLLCFDVLIQYLNTLAISDGFKPADLFNEIKTTYCYRDLLQEEWEEVLQFLVEGGKALHQYDDYRKIEIIDGVYRITNRRLAMRHRMNIGTIVSDVMLKVKMVSGGFIGVIEEYFISRLEPGDSFTLAGRNLELVQIKDMTAFVRKSTSKKTIVPSWNGGRMSLTANLGKKLRETFNEVVEAGQSKRPDYSPELQHLSSLFELQQQLSHIPKDDELLIEQHESKDGYHLLVYPFEGRLVHEAMSAILAYRIGKIAPLTFSIAMNDYGFELLSDQPIPVDDTNVADLFTSDNLTADIQRSVNSTEMARRKFRDIAVIGGLIVQSAPGEKTKARHLQASASLLFNVFSEYDSKNVLLRQAYREVFDQQMEEVRLRSAFARIQQSQIILTFPERFTPLSFPIIADGLNRNNLSSEKLEDRILRMQAQLNKVAGF; from the coding sequence GTGAATCTCCATTCTACAAAAGGTTACCGAGTAATAAAACACTGGCTTGAAGCAAAAGGCCTGTCTCCTTTTTTATTCCAGGAAGAATCATGGCAACATATCATTCACCATGAAAGTGGTTTGGTAAATGCACCAACAGGTTGCGGTAAAACATTTTCTGTTTTCCTTGGAGCACTGATTCAGTTCATTAATGAAAATTCTGATTCTTATCAATCAAAAAAAACAAGCGGGTTACAGTTGTTATGGATCACTCCGTTAAGAGCGTTGGCAAAAGATATTGGCCGGGCCATGGAAGAAGTAATTACTGAATTGAACATGAACTGGAAAGTCGGGATTCGAAATGGAGACACAACAACCGGTGAACGGGCAAAACAGAAAAGACAAATGCCGGAAGTATTGATCATTACTCCGGAGAGTCTGCATTTACTGCTGGCACAAAAAGGATATGCCGAATTATTTCAGCATATAAAAATCATTGCAGTTGATGAATGGCATGAACTGCTGGGAAGCAAACGTGGTGTACAGGTGGAGCTGGCCGTTTCGAGAATAGTGGGTAGTCGTATGTCTTTGCTCAACAAGAAACTATCCATTTGGGGTATCTCTGCAACCATTGGGAATTTAGAAGAAGCGAAAGAAGTTTTAATAGCCCCTTTAAACTATTCAAAGAAAAAAACAGATGGGTTGAATGGCGAGGTTGGTGGGTTGATGGCCTCACCCTTTGGGGGTTCAGGTTCGGAAGGAACGAAGTTCGGGGAGGGGGCCGGAGTAATTGTAAAAGCCAACATGAAAAAGCAGATTGAAATAGAATCTGTACTGCCCGATGAAATGGAAAAATATCCCTGGGCAGGTCATCTTGGTTTAAAGCTCATTGAAAAAGTGATTCCCATTATAGAACAAAGCAGAACCACGCTCATCTTTATCAATACAAGAGGTATGAGTGAGCGATGGTACCAGGAACTGCTGAATCATGCACCGCAGCTGGCTGGAGCAATTGCATTACATCATGGAAGCATTGAACAAGAATTGCGTTTTTGGGTAGAGGAAGCATTGCATTCAGCCAAACTCAAAGCTGTGGTTTGTACTGCATCATTGGATCTTGGTGTTGATTTTCGTCCCGTCGAGACCGTTATACAGGTTGGTTCGCCAAAAGGTGTTGCACGGTTTTTACAACGTGCAGGAAGAAGTGGCCACAGTCACAATGAAATAAGTAAAATTTATTTTCTCCCAACCCATTCATTGGAATTGGTGGAAGCAGCTGCACTGAAAAGTGCAATTGATGAAGAACTCATCGAAAGTAAAGAACCCATGCTGCTTTGCTTTGATGTACTGATTCAGTATTTGAATACATTGGCCATTTCTGATGGATTTAAACCAGCTGATTTGTTCAATGAAATCAAAACAACTTACTGCTACCGTGATTTACTGCAGGAAGAATGGGAAGAAGTTTTACAGTTTTTGGTTGAAGGTGGCAAAGCATTGCATCAATACGATGATTACCGGAAAATTGAAATCATTGATGGTGTTTACAGGATCACCAACAGAAGACTTGCCATGCGCCATCGTATGAACATTGGCACTATTGTAAGTGATGTAATGCTGAAAGTAAAAATGGTGAGTGGTGGTTTCATTGGAGTAATTGAAGAATATTTTATCAGTCGGCTTGAACCCGGAGATTCATTTACACTGGCAGGAAGGAATTTAGAACTGGTTCAGATTAAAGACATGACAGCATTTGTACGTAAATCAACTTCTAAAAAAACAATTGTTCCCAGCTGGAACGGAGGAAGAATGAGCCTTACTGCAAATCTTGGAAAGAAGTTAAGGGAAACATTTAATGAAGTTGTGGAGGCAGGCCAATCAAAAAGGCCAGACTACAGTCCTGAACTTCAGCATCTCTCCTCTTTGTTTGAATTACAGCAACAGCTTTCACATATCCCAAAAGATGATGAACTGCTGATAGAACAGCATGAAAGTAAAGATGGATATCATTTACTGGTTTATCCGTTTGAGGGACGGCTTGTACATGAAGCAATGAGTGCAATTCTAGCATACCGAATCGGCAAAATTGCTCCGCTTACATTTTCCATTGCCATGAATGATTATGGTTTTGAATTGCTGTCTGATCAACCCATTCCGGTTGATGATACCAATGTGGCGGATTTATTTACATCAGATAATTTAACAGCCGATATTCAGCGAAGTGTAAACTCAACTGAAATGGCAAGGAGAAAATTCAGGGATATTGCTGTCATCGGTGGCCTGATCGTTCAATCTGCACCGGGAGAAAAAACAAAAGCAAGACACTTACAGGCATCAGCCAGTTTATTATTTAATGTGTTCAGTGAATATGATTCAAAAAATGTACTGCTGCGCCAGGCATACCGGGAAGTATTTGATCAGCAGATGGAAGAAGTGCGTTTACGCAGTGCCTTTGCCAGGATTCAGCAAAGTCAGATTATCCTGACGTTTCCTGAACGCTTTACTCCACTCAGCTTCCCCATTATTGCCGATGGATTAAACAGAAATAATCTTTCAAGTGAAAAACTGGAAGATCGTATTTTACGCATGCAGGCGCAGCTGAATAAAGTTGCAGGTTTCTAA
- the pdeM gene encoding ligase-associated DNA damage response endonuclease PdeM — protein sequence MRQPIKFNLQDQTLWLSTESCLYWEEDQSLIVSDIHFGKSGHFRKEGIGIPQGAFKEDLQRLVAQIQFFKPKQLIVVGDFFHSKMNSEILLFEKWRRDLSALPIHLVRGNHDILSDAWYSENEIEVHEQELKLNQFNFVHEMTNGQTLPATGYYFSGHIHPGISIHGLGKQSLRFPCFYFSETHAILPAFGRFTGLHSIKPKKKDKVFAIVNKNIIAINQ from the coding sequence ATGCGGCAACCAATAAAATTCAACCTGCAGGACCAGACACTCTGGCTTTCCACAGAAAGCTGTTTGTACTGGGAGGAAGACCAATCTTTGATTGTGTCTGATATTCATTTCGGAAAAAGTGGTCATTTCAGAAAAGAAGGAATCGGGATTCCCCAGGGAGCATTTAAAGAAGATCTGCAAAGGCTGGTTGCACAGATCCAGTTTTTCAAACCAAAGCAGTTGATTGTAGTGGGTGATTTTTTTCACAGTAAAATGAACAGCGAGATATTACTGTTTGAAAAATGGAGAAGAGATTTATCGGCACTACCCATTCATCTTGTAAGAGGAAATCATGACATATTAAGCGATGCATGGTATTCAGAAAATGAAATTGAAGTGCATGAGCAGGAATTAAAACTGAATCAATTCAACTTTGTACATGAAATGACTAACGGCCAGACACTACCGGCGACTGGCTATTACTTTTCCGGCCATATCCATCCTGGAATCAGTATTCATGGACTTGGCAAACAATCTTTACGGTTTCCCTGTTTTTATTTTTCTGAAACCCATGCAATCCTTCCTGCATTTGGAAGATTTACCGGTTTACATTCCATAAAACCAAAAAAGAAAGACAAGGTATTTGCCATCGTAAATAAAAATATCATTGCAATAAATCAATAA
- a CDS encoding heme-binding domain-containing protein, translating into MLKKIFYVLLAALVIIQFIRPKQNVSAGPYPNDIATKFATSDDVVSVLKTACYDCHSNNTVYPWYSNVQPVTWWLQDHVNEGKKELNFSEFATYAAKRQRKKFEEIKEQVEEGEMPLKSYTIIHKNAILSAEQKTAIYKWCEESLAQLPPKEPSAQSDKDKAESKK; encoded by the coding sequence ATGTTGAAAAAAATATTTTATGTACTGCTTGCTGCGCTGGTGATCATACAGTTTATACGCCCAAAACAAAACGTATCAGCCGGGCCATATCCAAACGATATCGCAACAAAATTTGCTACAAGTGATGATGTTGTTTCCGTATTGAAAACAGCCTGTTATGACTGCCACAGTAACAACACAGTTTATCCCTGGTATTCAAATGTTCAGCCGGTTACATGGTGGTTACAGGATCATGTAAATGAAGGGAAAAAAGAACTGAACTTTTCTGAGTTTGCAACTTATGCAGCAAAAAGACAACGCAAGAAATTTGAAGAAATAAAGGAACAGGTTGAAGAAGGTGAAATGCCATTGAAGAGCTATACAATCATTCATAAAAATGCAATACTTTCTGCTGAGCAGAAAACAGCCATTTATAAATGGTGTGAAGAAAGCCTGGCACAACTACCACCTAAAGAGCCAAGTGCACAATCGGATAAAGACAAAGCAGAAAGCAAAAAATAA
- a CDS encoding histone deacetylase: protein MLKYELIPEQLLHEGTISTNNLIAPAKCTDEIVLLTHTEEYLTKLHQQTLSVKEQRHIGFPQSPQLTERELIITQGTIDCCISAFENGVALNVAGGTHHAFADRGEGFCLLNDFATAANYLLHQNLAKQILIIDLDVHQGNGTAKLFEHNRKVFTFSMHGEHNYPFHKETSDLDIGLKDGTDDSTYFHLLEHHLNTLLEKVKPDFAFYLSGVDILETDKFGKLKVTMQGCKQRDEIVFKKLKQHQIPCTVAMGGGYSPDVRTIVEAHCNTFRLAKDMYNLN from the coding sequence ATGCTGAAATATGAGTTGATCCCTGAGCAATTGCTGCATGAAGGAACTATTTCAACAAACAATTTAATTGCGCCGGCAAAATGTACTGATGAAATAGTACTGCTAACACATACTGAAGAATATCTAACCAAACTGCATCAACAAACACTTTCTGTAAAAGAACAGCGGCATATTGGCTTTCCGCAATCACCTCAACTTACTGAACGGGAGTTGATTATTACACAGGGCACCATTGATTGCTGCATATCTGCATTTGAGAATGGAGTTGCATTGAATGTTGCAGGTGGCACACATCATGCATTTGCAGACAGAGGCGAAGGATTTTGTTTACTGAATGATTTTGCAACTGCGGCCAATTATTTACTGCATCAAAATCTTGCCAAACAAATTCTCATCATTGACCTGGATGTTCACCAGGGAAATGGAACAGCAAAATTATTTGAACACAACAGGAAGGTTTTCACTTTCAGTATGCATGGTGAACATAACTATCCTTTTCATAAGGAAACAAGTGACCTTGATATTGGATTGAAGGATGGAACAGATGACAGCACCTACTTCCATTTGCTGGAACATCATTTAAATACATTGCTTGAAAAAGTAAAACCAGATTTTGCCTTTTATCTTTCAGGAGTTGATATTTTAGAAACAGACAAGTTTGGAAAACTGAAAGTAACCATGCAGGGATGTAAACAAAGAGATGAAATTGTATTCAAAAAACTGAAGCAGCATCAAATCCCCTGTACTGTTGCAATGGGCGGCGGCTATTCACCTGATGTAAGAACAATTGTTGAAGCCCACTGCAATACATTTCGTTTGGCAAAAGACATGTACAACTTAAACTGA